A region from the Panicum hallii strain FIL2 chromosome 1, PHallii_v3.1, whole genome shotgun sequence genome encodes:
- the LOC112886731 gene encoding uncharacterized protein LOC112886731, with translation MTSHLTRPRLSPELHCQQHAMALDSYSYDCCVFPQLLDWDWDWDELDTPGGVAGAGGTAVQEAVFFPATPGVESPASSEASSGYLQDAVAHWSGRCNKRQRMEATPPPRRPATVGEDLQCLLESFWDSSAEGGGGDGDLRQDLNTTIPEAEICCSFVSGDDGAGASGREEEQRAPSTQVLPAPAPAARRGGEEAAAVVPPPPRPRFPATVRGVAPLQPRLQNATAGAGTGAPHRAAARRDDRSRPLPGVGCCEPSRAGAGAAATTAPASACPSLLAGEEKRGVGVLYPFAVVKPLGLDDGRMTTLSDVNQRILKRPARPVRHPVGAFAFGPAVTAHGIGLSGKAVVSLTKIRTGGKGTITIIRTRG, from the exons ATGACAAGCCATCTCACTCGGCCCCGGCTCAGTCCAGAGCTTCACTGCCAGCAGCACGCCATGGCCCTAGACAGCTACTCCTACGACTGTTGCGTGTTCCCTCAGCTCCTTGATTGGGACTGGGATTGGGACGAGCTGGACACCCCTGGAGGAGTTGCTGGAGCTGGAGGCACCGCCGTCCAGGAGGCCGTCTTCTTCCCGGCGACGC CAGGTGTGGAGTCGCCGGCCTCGTCGGAGGCGTCCAGTGGCTACCTGCAGGACGCCGTCGCCCACTGGAGCGGCCGCTGCAACAAGCGGCAGAGGATGGAGGCGACGCCTCCGCCTCGACGTCCAGCAACCGTCGGCGAGGACCTGCAGTGCCTTCTTGAG AGCTTCTGGGATTCTAGCGccgagggaggaggcggcgacggAGATCTCCGGCAGGATTTGAATACCACGATCCCGGAGGCGGAGATATGCTGCAGTTTTGTCTCAG GGGACGACGGGGCAGGTGCGTCGGGCAGGGAGGAGGAGCAGAGGGCCCCGAGCACGCAGGTGCTGCCAGCGCCAGCgccagcggcgcggcgcggaggagaggaggcggccgcggtagtcccccctcctcctcgtcctcgctTCCCCGCCACCGTGCGGGGCGTTGCTCCCCTGCAGCCGCGGCTGCAAAACGCGACTGCAGGGGCGGGGACGGGGGCGCCCCACCGCGCGGCAGCGCGTCGCGACGATCGCTCGCGGCCGCTGCCCGGCGTCGGCTGCTGCGAGCCCTCCcgtgcgggcgcgggcgcggccgccACGACGGCGCCCGCCTCTGCTTGTCCCTCGCTGCTGGCAG gggaggagaagagaggcGTCGGAGTGCTGTACCCTTTTGCAGTCGTCAAGCCGCTGGGGTTAGACGATGGCCGCATGACGACGCTAAGCGACGTCAACCAGCGGATCCTGAAGAGACCGGCCAGACCTGTTCGGCACCCTGTTGGCGCCTTCGCGTTCGGCCCCGCCGTGACGGCTCACGGCATAGGCCTCTCCGGCAAGGCAGTCGTTAGCCTGACCAAGATCAGAACGGGAGGAAAGGGCACAATAACCATCATCAGAACAAGAGGCTGA